In one window of Hyla sarda isolate aHylSar1 chromosome 1, aHylSar1.hap1, whole genome shotgun sequence DNA:
- the LOC130298491 gene encoding piggyBac transposable element-derived protein 4-like: protein MSCTSQRMYSLEEAYEFLASETESVSDDGDPTFLISSSSSSSSSSDSDVPPPRRRRRRATAAAAALPGPSRLSEPSEPSDSIWVDPGQFTPQIPGFTGNAGMQFPFAGLAEKYFFKFFFTDELLEHLVAQTNIYANQYITAHPTSSYAHPNRWTPVTPSEMAKFWGIMLSRGLLKKPSIRSYWTHDLLYNTPMYRMAMSRTRFEQIMRFLHYNDNATCPPRDHPSYDRLYKIRPLIDHLNAVFQAAYVPEREISIDESLVHFKGRLQFRQYLPSKRARYGVKMYKLCESASGYTYRFRVYEGKDSSIEPPECPPVLGITGKIVWDLVHPILDQGYHLYLDNFYTSVPLFKCLTARGTVACGTVRKNQRGLPKPLLAHPMRKHESRALCSDGILCVRYKDKREVLVLTTIHGHATTPVSVRGAPTEIYKPDCILAYNKFMGGVDLSDQVLKPYSAMRKTRAWYKKLAVHMVQMALYNAFVLYRHAGQRGMFLEFQEVVIRNLIFGDQEDAGPSTSESSRIVPGQHFPSEIPHTGKKGRTQKKCRVCYKRGIRRDTTYQCETCPTQPGLCISCFKIYHTSLQF from the coding sequence ATGTCATGCACATCACAGCGGATGTATTCGCTGGAGGAGGCCTATGAATTTTTGGCCTCAGAAACGGAGTCTGTGAGCGATGATGGGGACCCTACATTCCTAATCTCATCCTCATCCTCATCTTCATCCTCATCAGACTCGGACGTGCCACCCCCAAGGAGGCGACGCAGGCGGGCCACTGCAGCGGCCGCTGCGTTACCAGGCCCATCAAGGCTTTCTGAGCCCTCGGAGCCCTCTGACTCCATATGGGTAGACCCAGGCCAATTTACACCCCAAATTCCTGGGTTTACAGGGAATGCAGGGATGCAATTCCCATTTGCTGGGTTGgcagaaaaatacttttttaagttctTTTTCACCGATGAGCTGCTAGAGCATTTGGTTGCGCAAACAAACATCTACGCCAACCAATATATTACTGCACACCCCACCTCTAGTTATGCTCATCCGAATAGGTGGACCCCTGTGACCCCATCAGAGATGGCAAAATTTTGGGGTATAATGCTGAGCAGGGGGCTTCTGAAGAAACCCAGTATCCGCTCATACTGGACCCACGACCTGCTATATAACACCCCCATGTACCGCATGGCAATGAGCAGGACACGTTTTGAGCAGATAATGAGGTTTCTGCATTATAATGATAATGCCACTTGTCCACCTAGAGACCACCCTAGCTATGACCGGCTATATAAAATTCGTCCGCTTATAGACCACCTAAATGCCGTGTTCCAGGCGGCATATGTCCCAGAAAGGGAAATCTCAATTGACGAGTCCCTGGTGCACTTCAAGGGCAGGCTACAATTCCGCCAGTACCTGCCCAGCAAAAGGGCACGGTATGGGGTAAAGATGTACAAGCTCTGTGAAAGTGCATCAGGATACACGTACCGTTTTCGTGTATATGAGGGGAAAGACTCCTCAATTGAACCCCCAGAGTGCCCCCCTGTCCTGGGAATTACAGGCAAGATAGTATGGGATTTGGTGCACCCCATACTAGACCAGGGATACCACCTCTACCTGGACAATTTCTACACCAGCGTCCCCCTATTCAAGTGCCTCACTGCACGTGGGACAGTAGCATGTGGCACTGTCcgtaaaaaccagagaggcctccccaaACCTCTTCTGGCACACCCCATGCGGAAGCATgagagcagggcactgtgcagcgATGGCATATTGTGTGTGAGATACAAGGACAAGAGAGAGGTCCTTGTACTCACCACAATACATGGCCACGCCACCACCCCGGTTTCTGTACGTGGGGCCCCTACAGAAATCTATAAGCCAGACTGCATCCTGGCTTACaataagttcatgggaggggtggacttGTCTGACCAGGTGCTAAAGCCATACAGTGCCATGAGAAAGACAAGGGCGTGGTACAAGAAACTGGCTGTGCATATGGTACAGATGGCCTTATATAACGCCTTTGTCCTGTACCGACATGCCGGCCAGAGGGGAATGTTCTTGGAGTTTCAGGAGGTGGTCATAAGGAACCTCATATTTGGGGACCAGGAAGATGCAGGCCCCAGCACTTCCGAGTCCTCACGGATTGTGCCAGGGCAGCATTTCCCCAGTGAAATCCCCCACACTGGGAAGAAGGGGAGGACCCAAAAGAAGTGCAGGGTCTGCTATAAAAGAGGGATCCGCCGGGACACTACATACCAGTGTGAGACCTGCCCCACTCAGCCGGGACTGTGCATCTCATGTTTTAAAATTTATCACACATCCCTGCAATTTTAA